In Novosphingobium kaempferiae, the DNA window AGTTCGATTTGGTCACTTCCGGGTGGAAACACCGTTCTGCCAAATCTGGCCACCAGGCGTTGCGCAACCCTTATCCGATATCGAAGCTGCCTCTCGCGTGTTGGGCTATGATATACACCTACAGCTTTCCAGTAGTCATGGGTTACTCGGAGCCCGGACAGGAATATCCATCGCGCTGCCTGCACATTGAAGCACGGATCGTTTATCAGCCACCTGCGAACCTCCGTCGGCGGGCGTCCGGTCAGCTTCGAGAGCTTCGGGATCCAGAAGCTGTTCACCTGCAGTGGTCCAAGGTCGTGGCTGCCGTTGCCGTTCTGGACCTCTGCGCCGATCCAGCCCCCCTCCTGATCGCGCAGCCCCCACAGGGTCTTTTCGAGCCAAGCGCGACCGCCGGCGGCATTTCGAATACACACGGCGAGATGAGCTTCATGCTTGGGCGACGATCTAATTGCCGCCCTGGCCGGTTGGATAGCCAGAGCGAGAATCGCCATCAGCACCAGCCACGCG includes these proteins:
- a CDS encoding lytic transglycosylase domain-containing protein, which produces MTANRLQFAWLVLMAILALAIQPARAAIRSSPKHEAHLAVCIRNAAGGRAWLEKTLWGLRDQEGGWIGAEVQNGNGSHDLGPLQVNSFWIPKLSKLTGRPPTEVRRWLINDPCFNVQAARWIFLSGLRVTHDYWKAVGVYHSPTRERQLRYRIRVAQRLVARFGRTVFPPGSDQIELKSTKRAR